From one Lolium rigidum isolate FL_2022 chromosome 4, APGP_CSIRO_Lrig_0.1, whole genome shotgun sequence genomic stretch:
- the LOC124646613 gene encoding NDR1/HIN1-like protein 6, protein MADRVYPAAKPNPPPAMANGGGDGGVPPKPQMYQRPIYRPQGPAKGKRGRSCRCSFCCTFCWALLVIVLLAVLAAAAGGIFYLLYRPQRPSFSVSSVRLTSFNLSSSATAPVLTDTIQLTVTAKNPNKKLVYFYDDFSFSAATSANDVPLGDVTVPGFAHQAGNTTIFTATIAAAAVTVDPSGAGSDLKKSGAFSVSVDADTRAGVKVGSLKTKKMDIQVRCDGIKVTPPTPPPAPKKVKGKNGTALAPAPALDTAETTTATVSTAAHSCTVRVRVKIGKWTF, encoded by the coding sequence ATGGCCGACCGCGTCTACCCCGCCGCGAAGCCCAACCCGCCGCCAGCAATGGccaacggcggcggcgatggcggcgtgcCCCCCAAGCCGCAGATGTACCAGCGCCCCATCTACCGGCCGCAGGGCCCGGCCAAGGGCAAGCGCGGGCGGTCCTGCCGGTGCAGCTTCTGCTGCACCTTCTGCTGGGCGCTGCTGGTCATCGTCCTCCTCGcggtcctcgccgccgccgcgggcggcatcTTCTACCTGCTCTACCGCCCGCAGCGCCCCAGCTTCTCCGTCTCCTCCGTCCGCCTCACCTCCTTCAACCTCTCATCCTCCGCCACCGCGCCCGTCCTCACCGACACCATCCAGCTCACCGTCACCGCCAAGAACCCCAACAAGAAGCTCGTCTACTTCTACGAcgacttctccttctccgccgccacctccgccaacgACGTCCCGCTCGGGGACGTCACGGTCCCCGGGTTCGCGCACCAGGCCGGCAACaccaccatcttcaccgccaccatcgccgccgccgccgtcaccgtcGACCCCAGCGGCGCCGGCTCCGACCTCAAGAAGTCCGGCGCATTCTCCGTCTCCGTGGACGCCGACACGCGCGCCGGCGTCAAGGTCGGAAGCCTCAAGACCAAGAAGATGGACATCCAGGTGCGCTGCGACGGCATCAAGGtgacgccgcccacgcctcctccggcgccgaagaaggtgaaggggaagaacGGCACCGCCCTTGCGCCTGCCCCCGCGCTGGACACCGCCGAGACGACCACCGCGACGGTGAGCACCGCCGCGCACTCGTGCACGGTCAGAGTCCGCGTCAAGATCGGGAAGTGGACCTTCTAG